In one Mucilaginibacter sp. PAMB04168 genomic region, the following are encoded:
- a CDS encoding ATP-binding cassette domain-containing protein: MITVSNLSLRYGKRTLFEDVNLKFTQGNCYGIIGANGAGKSTFLKILSGDIDPSTGSVSFTPGERMAVLKQNHYEFDEYPVIETVLIGHKELYATMKEKDAIYLKEDFTDADGERAGELENLFAEMDGWNAESNAATLLSNLGIKEDLHYKLLKELDGTQKVRVLLAQALFGKPDILLLDEPTNDLDIHTIGWLEDFLAGYEAIVLVVSHDRHFLDTVCTHVVDIDFSKMTIYTGNYTFWYQSSQLALKQRADQNKKLEDKVKELQEFISRFSANASKSKQATSRKKALDKINLDEIKPSNRKYPAIMFNQQSREAGDQILQIENLGKTQGGDVFFNNINLMVGKGDKIAVLSQNSLATSAFYDILSGRDTDYTGSFKWGVTINPADIPMDNASYFKDGNDLNLVDWLRQYAPGDKDEQFIRSFLGRMLFSGEEVLKKSSVLSGGEKMRCMFSRMMLQQPNVLLFDEPTNHLDLESITALNNGMKDFKGTILFTSRDHELTQTVATRIIELTPGGLIDKMMSYDDYINSTAVQKQREEMYAMA; the protein is encoded by the coding sequence ATGATAACAGTTTCTAATTTATCCTTGCGCTATGGTAAGCGCACCTTGTTCGAAGACGTAAATCTTAAGTTTACCCAAGGTAACTGCTATGGCATTATAGGCGCTAATGGTGCCGGTAAATCTACCTTCTTAAAAATCCTGTCGGGCGATATTGACCCAAGTACTGGCTCGGTGAGTTTTACACCAGGCGAACGTATGGCTGTTCTAAAGCAGAATCACTACGAGTTTGATGAGTACCCGGTGATTGAAACCGTACTGATAGGGCACAAGGAGCTTTATGCTACCATGAAAGAAAAAGATGCCATTTACCTGAAAGAAGATTTTACAGATGCTGACGGCGAGCGTGCCGGCGAACTGGAAAACCTGTTTGCCGAAATGGATGGCTGGAACGCCGAAAGCAATGCCGCCACTTTATTAAGCAACCTGGGCATTAAAGAGGATTTGCATTACAAGCTTCTAAAAGAGTTAGACGGTACGCAGAAAGTACGTGTGTTACTTGCTCAGGCGTTATTTGGTAAACCCGACATTTTGTTACTGGATGAGCCTACCAACGATTTGGATATACACACTATTGGCTGGCTTGAAGACTTTTTAGCAGGTTATGAGGCCATAGTACTGGTGGTATCGCACGACAGGCACTTTTTAGATACGGTATGTACCCACGTAGTAGATATTGACTTTAGCAAGATGACCATTTATACCGGTAACTATACGTTCTGGTATCAATCGAGCCAGTTAGCGCTAAAGCAACGTGCCGATCAGAATAAGAAACTGGAAGATAAGGTAAAAGAGCTACAGGAATTCATCAGCCGGTTCAGCGCTAATGCATCCAAATCAAAACAGGCAACCAGTCGTAAAAAGGCTTTAGATAAGATTAACCTGGATGAGATTAAGCCTTCTAACCGTAAGTACCCGGCTATCATGTTCAATCAGCAAAGCCGCGAGGCGGGTGACCAGATTTTGCAAATTGAAAATTTGGGCAAAACACAGGGTGGCGACGTTTTCTTTAATAACATCAACCTGATGGTAGGCAAAGGTGATAAAATTGCGGTTTTATCACAAAATAGTTTAGCTACATCAGCTTTCTACGATATTTTAAGCGGTCGTGATACCGATTATACCGGCAGTTTTAAATGGGGAGTAACCATTAACCCGGCCGACATACCGATGGATAACGCCAGCTATTTTAAAGACGGCAATGATTTAAACCTGGTAGACTGGCTGCGCCAGTATGCGCCTGGCGATAAGGATGAGCAGTTTATCCGTAGCTTTCTTGGTCGTATGTTGTTCTCGGGCGAAGAGGTTTTGAAGAAAAGTTCAGTACTGTCGGGAGGCGAAAAAATGCGTTGTATGTTTAGCCGCATGATGCTGCAACAACCCAACGTGCTGCTGTTTGATGAGCCAACCAATCACCTGGATCTGGAATCGATCACGGCCTTGAACAACGGTATGAAAGATTTTAAAGGAACGATTTTGTTTACCTCGCGTGACCATGAGTTAACGCAAACGGTAGCAACCCGCATTATAGAATTAACTCCAGGCGGCCTCATTGATAAAATGATGAGTTACGACGATTACATTAATAGCACAGCCGTACAAAAGCAGCGCGAAGAGATGTATGCGATGGCATAA